Proteins found in one Parasteatoda tepidariorum isolate YZ-2023 chromosome 7, CAS_Ptep_4.0, whole genome shotgun sequence genomic segment:
- the LOC122269677 gene encoding zinc finger protein Gfi-1-like gives MALLSTRTFLLSCGVKRFFPRFNEIDAEDPKRPYKCHLCPYAAHTRSNLKNHINAHTGERPYKCQICGRGFTQKGNMKKHEQQHDERYPTGCSICGKSCDNKLSLQQHMALHYVVQ, from the exons atggcATTACTTTCAACGCGTACTTTTTTGCTCTCTTGTG gtGTAAAGCGTTTTTTTCCtcgttttaatgaaattgatgCAGAAGATCCTAAAAGACCTTATAAGTGTCACCTGTGTCCTTATGCAGCTCATACTCGCAGCAATCTTAAGAACCATATAAATGCCCACACTGGTGAGCGTCCTTATAAGTGCCAGATATGTGGGCGAGGTTTTACTCAAAAAGGTAACATGAAAAAACATGAACAACAGCATGATGAGAGATATCCTACAGGTTGTAGTATTTGTGGAAAATCTTGTGACAATAAACTTTCTCTGCAGCAGCATATGGCCTTACACTATGTTGTGCagtaa